One Methylosarcina fibrata AML-C10 DNA segment encodes these proteins:
- a CDS encoding ribose-phosphate diphosphokinase — protein MLILAFPDYLDQTRALAAHLQAPVAEVYLHRFPDGESFVELPASLPEHVVFCRSLNQPNDKLVELLLGASTAKAMGAKRLSLVAPYLCYMRQDFANRPGVAVSQKIIGRLLADLFDEVLTVDPHLHRTPTLAQAIPCKTPVTLSASDAIAGFLAGQFEQALLLGPDSESEQWVASIGKKTGFDYAVATKKRLGDKEIELTLPERDYRGQPVVIVDDMASTGRTLASASRSLQAQAAPAVYAVVTHAVFCGDAEAQIRQAGVQAVWSTDSINHPTSRIRLGPLLAEALAALRS, from the coding sequence ATGCTGATACTCGCCTTTCCGGATTATCTTGACCAGACCCGGGCTCTTGCAGCTCATTTGCAAGCGCCTGTCGCCGAAGTGTATCTGCACCGTTTTCCCGACGGCGAAAGCTTCGTCGAACTGCCGGCCTCTCTGCCCGAGCACGTCGTTTTCTGCCGCAGCCTGAATCAGCCGAACGATAAGCTGGTTGAACTGCTCCTCGGCGCATCGACGGCCAAGGCAATGGGAGCCAAACGGCTTTCGCTGGTGGCGCCTTACCTGTGCTACATGCGCCAGGATTTCGCCAACCGCCCGGGAGTCGCCGTCAGCCAGAAGATCATCGGCCGCCTTTTGGCCGATCTGTTCGACGAGGTTCTGACCGTCGATCCCCACTTGCACCGGACTCCGACGCTCGCTCAGGCCATTCCCTGCAAAACGCCGGTGACGCTGTCCGCCTCCGACGCCATCGCCGGGTTTCTCGCCGGACAATTCGAACAGGCGCTGCTTTTGGGGCCTGACAGCGAGTCGGAACAATGGGTGGCATCGATCGGGAAGAAAACCGGCTTTGATTACGCCGTAGCTACGAAAAAGCGGCTGGGCGACAAGGAAATCGAACTTACCCTGCCCGAGCGCGATTATCGAGGTCAACCCGTCGTCATCGTCGACGACATGGCCAGCACCGGCAGAACGCTGGCTTCGGCATCGAGAAGTTTACAGGCGCAAGCGGCCCCCGCCGTCTATGCCGTGGTCACCCATGCGGTCTTTTGCGGCGATGCCGAGGCACAAATCCGTCAAGCCGGCGTCCAGGCCGTCTGGAGCACCGACAGCATCAATCACCCGACTTCACGCATCCGGCTCGGTCCACTGCTGGCCGAAGCTCTGGCCGCTCTCCGCTCTTGA
- a CDS encoding Ig-like domain-containing protein yields MKKHNKKFLAIVYAGIAMFSSALSCNDRLPSTDLANVSYGSDPKQIFDFYTAKGFPDTFVLVVHGGGWIGGQKEQFANEAKWFRDHGFPSVNMEYPTPAQYPTDPDNILRLLNYLQTNYGAQEFIIYGHSAGGHLGMLASLAQNVSGGFGGSTAYPAAPIVAMIGTSGVYSYDLLAGSSLTNYQAYAGAGNYQNANPINYVTTGALMTLLIAGDKDTLAPWQASRDLNTALLGAGADSEYHLVSGSGHGDVKLFLNIGSTQESSTPNPTVAAYIEAFLDRVMGVETPSNLAPTANTQSVRIKKNTAKTITLSGSDPEGNSLTYSIATQPLKGTLSSLSGSVLTYTPTRNVTGTDSFTFTANNGSLSSAPAKVSISISQR; encoded by the coding sequence ATGAAAAAACATAATAAAAAATTCCTGGCCATTGTGTATGCAGGAATTGCCATGTTTTCCTCTGCGTTATCCTGTAATGACCGATTGCCTTCGACGGATCTGGCCAATGTATCTTATGGAAGCGATCCTAAACAGATATTCGATTTTTATACGGCAAAAGGGTTTCCCGATACCTTTGTGCTCGTCGTTCACGGCGGCGGATGGATCGGAGGACAGAAAGAACAATTTGCCAACGAGGCAAAATGGTTCCGTGACCATGGATTTCCATCCGTCAATATGGAATACCCCACCCCGGCCCAATATCCGACCGACCCGGACAATATTCTCCGATTGCTCAACTATCTGCAAACCAATTACGGAGCGCAGGAGTTCATTATTTACGGACACTCTGCCGGCGGACATCTCGGCATGCTGGCCTCTCTGGCGCAAAATGTTTCCGGCGGGTTCGGTGGTTCCACGGCTTATCCTGCCGCGCCGATCGTGGCGATGATCGGAACCAGCGGCGTTTACAGCTACGATCTTCTGGCGGGGAGCAGTCTGACCAATTACCAGGCTTATGCCGGAGCCGGCAATTATCAAAACGCCAATCCCATCAATTACGTAACTACGGGCGCCCTGATGACTCTGTTGATTGCCGGTGACAAGGATACGCTCGCACCCTGGCAGGCTTCCCGGGATTTGAATACCGCTTTGCTTGGCGCAGGCGCCGACAGCGAGTATCACCTCGTTTCCGGAAGCGGCCATGGCGACGTCAAGCTGTTTCTCAACATAGGCAGCACTCAGGAGAGCTCAACCCCGAACCCGACCGTCGCCGCATATATCGAGGCTTTTCTTGATCGGGTCATGGGCGTGGAAACACCGTCGAATTTAGCGCCCACCGCCAATACTCAGAGCGTGAGAATCAAGAAAAATACCGCCAAAACCATTACGCTGAGCGGTTCCGATCCGGAAGGCAATTCTTTGACCTACAGCATTGCCACGCAACCGCTTAAAGGAACGCTAAGCTCACTTTCCGGCTCTGTATTGACTTATACGCCGACGCGCAATGTGACCGGTACGGACAGCTTTACCTTTACGGCGAACAACGGCAGCTTGAGCAGCGCGCCGGCGAAAGTTTCGATTTCAATTTCTCAGAGGTAG